A stretch of Ipomoea triloba cultivar NCNSP0323 chromosome 11, ASM357664v1 DNA encodes these proteins:
- the LOC115996523 gene encoding uncharacterized protein LOC115996523, giving the protein MAEFQYAYFNSEEAAIVQIKIPTTLNTHFEPKVKLVFSNPSKPPLPSGMGVFSHNHILYMVGGYNTRKFRGTGNNRREVKDDEDAYGCMFRYEYEYDDRVHMFDPTKCHQIPVENIETLQNLGCAHTVLPKVIRAEDRIYLLSRKDDHFGYRVHSSKKHLDENVPLDFQYFDLNKKLFETLSPPPIRINLEMHLNLIGVQGHFFLRGYIYVFITDTTTCFETFKFSTKESKWEDCKSFVDRFKERNIPFPFLHAGDMGVSDEFDDNTWILVSLHGKLPTAYRVRLSDTGDIDPISHRVLAEFKFSDADMPYSVRDWKQLADMGGERFCVMHTTSSGDFFIYVFEINFRLEHAIQTFESGDRSSNIIFSMKFDPYDTLPSGHVLTGFCIASAPLPASPDNEDQDMTPPRASPDNEDQDMTPPRASPDNADQDSSSCTAELAVKTTII; this is encoded by the exons ATGGCGGAATTCCAATATGCTTATTTCAATTCGGAAGAAGCAGCAATTGTTCAGATTAAAATCCCTACTACACTTAATACACATTTCGAACCCAAAGTCAAGCTTGTGTTCTCTAATCCATCTAAACCTCCTCTTCCATCGGGTATGGGAGTCTTTAGCCACAATCACATTTTATATATGGTTGGGGGCTACAATACACGAAAGTTTAGGGGTACGGGCAACAATAGACGAGAGGTTAAGGACGATGAGGATGCCTATGGATGTATGTTTagatatgaatatgaatatgacGATCGTGTTCATATGTTTGATCCAACCAAGTGCCACCAAATTCCGGTTGAAAATATTGAAACACTTCAAAACTTAGGATGTGCACACACGGTGTTACCTAAAGTCATTCGAGCTGAGGATCGGATTTACCTGTTGTCACGTAAAGATGATCATTTTGGTTATAGAGTTCACTCTTCCAAAAAGCATCTTGACGAGAACGTGCCCTTGGATTTTCAATACTTTGATCTAAACAAGAAGTTGTTTGAAACCCTGTCACCCCCACCCATCCGAATTAATCTTGAAATGCACCTTAATCTTATCGGTGTACAGGGTCATTTTTTCCTTAgaggttatatatatgtgtttattaCAGACACTACGACTTGTTTTGAAACATTTAAGTTCAGCACCAAAGAATCAAAATGGGAGGATTGCAAGTCCTTTGTGGACAGATTTAAAGAGAGAAATATTCCTTTTCCCTTCTTGCATGCTGGCGATATGGGGGTTTCggatgaatttgatgataaCACTTGGATTCTAGTCTCCCTTCATGGTAAACTGCCCACTGCATATCGTGTTCGCCTTAGTGACACGGGTGATATTGATCCTATATCTCACAGGGTTCTAGCTGAATTTAAGTTTTCTGATGCTGATATGCCTTACTCAGTACGTGATTGGAAACAATTAGCTGATATGGGAGGTGAAAGGTTTTGTGTGATGCACACTACTTCAAGTGGAGATTTTTTTATATACGTCTTCGAAATTAATTTTAGACTTGAACATGCCATTCAAACCTTTGAAAGTGGAGATCGTTcgtcaaatattattttcagtATGAAATTCGATCCTTATGACACCCTCCCTTCGGGGCATGTCCTTACAGGTTTCTGTATAGC CTCTGCTCCTCTTCCTGCATCTCCCGACAATGAAGACCAAGACATGACTCCTCCTCGTGCATCTCCCGACAATGAAGACCAAGACATGACTCCTCCTCGTGCATCTCCCGACAATGCAGACCAAGACTCCTCCTCCTGCACCGCTGA GCTTGCAGTGAAGACTACTATTATCTGA